Genomic window (Abditibacteriota bacterium):
GCAAGGCTTTCTCGGTGATGGTCTTGAGTATGTTCTGGCTGTCCTTGTAGGCCCCCAGGTCGGTGAAGGTGTCCACGGCGGTCTTGAGGTCGCCGGACACGATGGCGTTCTTGGCCTGCTTGTATTTGGCTTCCTTGAGCAGGGTCTTGCTGTCCATATAGTCCTCTATGGAACCAAAGAGCTGTATGGCCGTGTTGTAGTCTTCCCGCTCCAGGGCCTGTTTGGCCAGCTGGTAGGTCACCTGGCACTCCTTGATCTCGGCCTTGGCCCTCAGGACCTCGCTGTCCTTGTAGCGGGGTATCTGCTTAAAGAGCTCCTGCGCCTTGTTGTATTCCCCTGCGTTGAAGGCTGTCATACCCTGTCGGTAGACGCCCTGCAATATGGAGTTGCAGAATATGAGGGTAAAGGCTGTCAGCACTACAGCCACAGCGGCCCCCTGGGCCAGTCCCGCGCCGAACTTGCGGAGCTGGGGGCTCCTCATGTGCAGGATCTTCACGTACATGCCCAGGTGGATGAGCAGGAAATAGAGTATGGCGAACACCGCGGTGAAGACCACTGCGTGATCCAGGAAGAGGGCCCGGGTCTTGATGACGGCGTAGGCCAGGGCCAGTATCAGGGCGGCGGCTCCCGCCCTCAGGTACAGGTGTTCCTTGCGTTCCAGGCAGGAGGGGACCGGGCACCCCAGCCTGTAGTTCCACACGAACACCGAGACCTTCTTGCCGCACTCGGGGCAGACTATCTGACTGTCGTTGTAGTCGGAGAAGTATTTCAGGGCGCCTCTGAAGCCCTTTTCCCGAGGAGGGAGAGGCTCCGGGGCCTGGGCTTCCGTCTCTTCGATGGGGTCGCAGCCCCTGTATTCGCTGCAGGAGCTGTCGGTGCAGCCAAAGCGTTCAAAGCACCCCTTGTGATACTTCTTCTGGCAGGCGGGACAATAATAAAAGTCCGGGTCGCCCTTGACAAATCTGTTGCCGCATATGGAACACTTGCTCATATATCCGTCCTTTGGCCTGTCACCGGGCCCTGGTGATGAGGAAGGACGCTTCCTTTTGGCCCTTGGGCAGAGGCACGTCTATCATATACACCAGGTCCGTGACCCCCACCGGGCCCCTGCGGCGGTGCAGCTCCGAGGACACGGAGGGCTGCAAGGCCGGGCTTTCCACTGTCAGGACCCAGTTGCCCACGTATATCCTGTTGCCTTCGATACGGGGCTCCAGAAGGGTGACAAATCTCTCCGTGACAGACAGGACCCGGTCAAAACAGTCTCTGATGCGGATGCTGTCGTCAGTCCATTCCAGCCGCCTTTTGGCGGAAATGCCGGGTATATTGTAGGCCCGGGAGATATCTATGTCGCAGGAGCCCTCCCTGTATTCCATATCCGCCGAGAACTCATTGCCCTCCTTCTGGTAGCAGCCGTTTATGATGGGCACCGAGTGGCCTCTGGACGAATTGCACAGCACTCCGTATCTGGTGTCGGACATGAAGTAGGTCCTGTTGTAGCAGCCCACGCCCACGTCGCAGAAGACCTGGCCGCTGTCGTCGGACAGGATGAAGCTGCCGGCGTCGTTGTGGTTGTGGGGCTCGTTGTTGTAGCCCGCCTTGGCCGCCAGGGAATACCCCTTGCGGTTCACCACGAACTGGCCCCCGGACTCAAAATAGTAGTCCCTGTTTTCTATGGGGCCGCTCAGGTCCCCGGCAAAGGCCAGGAACTGGAGCCGGAAGGTGAACCAGTGGCGCACAAAGCCATAGTTTTTCCTTTCTCTGGGCAAAAGAGGCACGGAGCCGGGATACAGGGTCCGGAGAAACTCCGCCAGACCCGAATAGAGATGCTTGTCTCTTTCGCCGTCGCCGTAGCTCACGGTGCAGTCTCCCAGCAGGTACTGCTTGGGGCCGAAGCCGGCCACCTTTTCCACCGCCGGATCCCTGAAGAGATCCATGGCTCCGTCGGTGTATTGCTTCAGCAAATGGGCAAAGGCGGCCCAGTGGCCGAAGCCGTATTCCCAGTAGCCGATGCCCTCCAGACAGGTGCCGTCGGAGGGATAGCCGGAAAAGGCGGTCTCTATGGTTTTGAGGAGCCGGGGCTTCTGGCGTTCAAACTCTTCCGGGTCCTGATACATGAGGGTGGCGGCCACTCCGCAGCCGCAGACTGACCCCCAGTTGTGACGGGTGTTTTCCCAGTGGATAGTGTGATTCTTGTAGGGCTCTATGACCTGCCTCCGGATCTCTCTGGCGGCGGCCTGCCTCACTTCCTCATCCACTCTGTCCCCCAAAAACCACAGCAGCTCCGCCATGGCGCCGCCGGTCAGGGAGGAGGTCAGGTCTATGCTGTCGCCGTGGAACAGCATGCTCCCGTAGTGGGCGGGCAGCATCCAGCACTCCTCCTCGCACAGGGCCCACACGGCGTCGTGGAAGGAGTCCAGATAGCGCTTTTCCTCGGGATAGGCCAGGGCCAGTATGCCCGAAGCGTGCATCAGGTCCCTCCTGACCAGCATGGGCTCCTCAAACTGGTCCCGTTCTCCTGTGATGTGAGTGAGATGCCTCGAAGTATAGGTGATATCGTTGATCACGTCCCTGTAGATCGTTTTTGCGGTCTCGTAGGCCTTGTCTACCTCCCGAAGCCGCCGGGCAAACTCGGGGTCCTCGCGCATGGTCAGCCAGTATTCAGGCTGTCTTTCCTTTTCAAACAGCATCAGCTTCTCCGTTTTTGCATATGATATATATCCATTATAACACATACGGCCGCCCCGGGCAAAAAAAACGCCCCCGAAGGGGCGTCTTTTACAGCTCGCAAATATCTCTCTTGAGGGACAGGCATCTCCCGGGACTGACGGACAGCTCCCCCACTCCCGCTTCTTCATAAAACTCCAGCAGGGAGGCGTCCCCTGCGGAATTGCCGCAGATGCCCGCCAGCTTGCCCCTGCTTTTTGCGGCGGCGCAGGTCATGGCTATGAGCTTTTTTACGGCTGGGTGAGACGGGTCGAAGATATCCGCCGCGTCTCCCGACTGCCTGTCAGCCGCCAGAGTGTACTGGGTCAGGTCGTTGGTGCCTATGGAGAAAAAGTCGGCTTCCTCCGCCAGAGTGTCTGCCATAAGGGCGGCAGCGGGGGTCTCTATCATCACCCCGAGAGGCACCCGGCTCCTGAAGGGAACTCCCTCCTGCTCCAGCTGCTTTTCGGCCTCGCGCCACAGGGCCCTGGCCTCCAGCAGCTCGCTGAGGGAGGACACCATGGGGAACATGACCGACAGCCTGCCGTACACCGAGGCCCTCAGAAGGGCCCGGAGCTGACACAAAAACATATCCCTGCGTCTGAGACACAGTCTGATGCCCCGTATGCCCAGAGCGGGGTTTTCCTCCTCCGGCAGCTGCAGATAAGGGGCTGTCTTGTCGGAGCCTATATCGCAGGTGCGGACTATGACCGGCTTGTCGCCCATGGCTTCCAGCACGCTCCTGTAGGCCTCGCACTGCGCCTCCTCCGAGGGATAGCTGCCGCCCCTCAGATACAAAAACTCCGTGCGGAACAATCCGATGCCTTCGCAGCCGCAGGCCAGAGCGGCCTGGGCCTCCTCCGGGGAGCCTATGTTGCAATACACCCTTATGCGGCGCCCCCTGGGAGTCACAGCCGGTATATCCCTGTATCGGGCCAGAGCGGCCTGCTCCGCCTCGCCGGCGCTGTATTTGGAACGGAATTCCCCGAGTGCGGCCTCGTCCGGCTCCAGTATCACAGTGCCGGAGGCTCCGTCCACCAGACAGGTCATGCCCTCCTCCGCCGCGTCCAGAGCCTCTCCGGCTCCTATGACCGCGGGTATGCCCAGCAGCTGGGCCAGAATGGCCGTGTGGCCGTTGGGAGAGCCCTCCCTGAGGACCAGAGCCTTCAGATTGCCCGTATCCAGATTGAGAGTGTCGGCGGGAGACAGGTCCCGGGCCACCAGTACCGAGGGAGAATCCAGGGCCGGGCCGGTCTTTTCCCTGCCCGTCATGATATCCGCCAGATCTCTGCAGACTCCCTGCACGTCGGCGGCCCTCTCCTTCATGTATTCGTCATCCAGCTCCATCAGCATCCGGGCCAGCTCCTCGCCGGTGGCCGTGACGGCCTCGGCGGGCTCGGCGCCTTCCGCTATCCGGGCTCTGACTCCGTCCTCCAGGTCCGGGTCCTCCAGCATCAGGAGATATGCCTCGAACAGATCGGACATTTCCCCGGCTCCTTTGCCGGCCGCCGTGTCCGCCAGGCTCCTGTATCTGGCCGCGGCTATGCGTCTTGCGCCGTCAAAATCGGCGCCGGCTCCGTCCGTCCGGACGGGCTCGTCTATCCGGACCACCCTGCCGGTCCCCAGACCGGCAGATACGCCCCTGCCTCTGAGCCGTATCATAGGTTGGCTTCCAGAAAGGCCCTGAGGGCGTCCGCCGCCTGCTGCTCGTCTCCGCCTTCGGCAGATACATGCACCGTGTCGCCGCACTTGATGCCCAGGCCCATAAGGGCTATGAGCCGGGGGCCGGTGACCGTCTTGTCCTTGCAGGACACGCTGATCTCCGAAGCAAAGCGCTTCATTTCTTTGACAAACAGGCCCGCGGGTCTGGCGTGGAACCCCAGGGGGTCCTTGATGGTATATTCAAACTCTGTCATTACTTTTCCTTGTTTATCTCTATTATGCATTCCGGATCCCGGGAAAAGCGTATCTCTCCCAGATCGTCCGGATTGGTGACTGCCAGTATTATCACGGGGTCCAGACCCGCGGCGCGCACGGCGGCTATATCCATACGCATCACCGGATCCCCTGCCCTGACAACACTGTCCTTTTCGGCCAGCAGGGTGAAGCACTCCCCCTTGAGGGCCACGGTGTCTATGCCCAGATGGACCAGCAACTCGGCCCCCTCGGACTCGATGCAAAATGCGTGGAGAGTGTCGGCCACGTCTATGATCTTGCCGGATACGGGAGCGCACACCTCCCCCTCCTGGGGCTGGATGCCGCAGCAGGGTCCCAGTATCCCCTGGGAAAACACCTGATCCGGTATCTGTTCCATGGGCATGTAGGTCCCTCTGCAGGGGGCCTGGACCCTGACGACATTCTTTTTGCCTGTCAGCCTGGAAAAAAAGTTCATATCAGATCCCTGCCTTTTCCTTGAAGGCCTCCGCAACGAACTGCACGTTGGGGCCAATGACTATCTGTACCGTGTTGCCGCCGGACTTCACGGAGCCGGGAGCTCCCGCAGCCTTGACGGCCTTTTCGTCAAAGAGGCTCAGGTCCCTGAGCTCCAGTCTCAGTCTGGTGAAGCAGCAGTCGGCAGCGGCCACGTTGCCGGCGCCTCCCACCGCAGCGAGCAGAGCCTCTGCCAGAGCCTCGTCCTTGCCGGCATTCTTGGTCTTGGCGGGAGCGGCCTCCTCGTCCTCGTCCTCTCTGCCGGGAGTCCTGAGGTCAAACCGGAGGATGGCAAAGCGGAACACCAGATAAAATATCACAAAGGCGGCCAGGCCCAGAGGCAATATCATCCAGGTCTTGGCGGCGGCGGGCAGCGACGCGGAAAAGATCAGGTCCGTGAGACCCGCC
Coding sequences:
- a CDS encoding PTS glucose transporter subunit IIA, translating into MNFFSRLTGKKNVVRVQAPCRGTYMPMEQIPDQVFSQGILGPCCGIQPQEGEVCAPVSGKIIDVADTLHAFCIESEGAELLVHLGIDTVALKGECFTLLAEKDSVVRAGDPVMRMDIAAVRAAGLDPVIILAVTNPDDLGEIRFSRDPECIIEINKEK
- the ptsP gene encoding phosphoenolpyruvate--protein phosphotransferase; translation: MIRLRGRGVSAGLGTGRVVRIDEPVRTDGAGADFDGARRIAAARYRSLADTAAGKGAGEMSDLFEAYLLMLEDPDLEDGVRARIAEGAEPAEAVTATGEELARMLMELDDEYMKERAADVQGVCRDLADIMTGREKTGPALDSPSVLVARDLSPADTLNLDTGNLKALVLREGSPNGHTAILAQLLGIPAVIGAGEALDAAEEGMTCLVDGASGTVILEPDEAALGEFRSKYSAGEAEQAALARYRDIPAVTPRGRRIRVYCNIGSPEEAQAALACGCEGIGLFRTEFLYLRGGSYPSEEAQCEAYRSVLEAMGDKPVIVRTCDIGSDKTAPYLQLPEEENPALGIRGIRLCLRRRDMFLCQLRALLRASVYGRLSVMFPMVSSLSELLEARALWREAEKQLEQEGVPFRSRVPLGVMIETPAAALMADTLAEEADFFSIGTNDLTQYTLAADRQSGDAADIFDPSHPAVKKLIAMTCAAAKSRGKLAGICGNSAGDASLLEFYEEAGVGELSVSPGRCLSLKRDICEL
- a CDS encoding HPr family phosphocarrier protein, translated to MTEFEYTIKDPLGFHARPAGLFVKEMKRFASEISVSCKDKTVTGPRLIALMGLGIKCGDTVHVSAEGGDEQQAADALRAFLEANL
- a CDS encoding heparinase II/III family protein, whose protein sequence is MLFEKERQPEYWLTMREDPEFARRLREVDKAYETAKTIYRDVINDITYTSRHLTHITGERDQFEEPMLVRRDLMHASGILALAYPEEKRYLDSFHDAVWALCEEECWMLPAHYGSMLFHGDSIDLTSSLTGGAMAELLWFLGDRVDEEVRQAAAREIRRQVIEPYKNHTIHWENTRHNWGSVCGCGVAATLMYQDPEEFERQKPRLLKTIETAFSGYPSDGTCLEGIGYWEYGFGHWAAFAHLLKQYTDGAMDLFRDPAVEKVAGFGPKQYLLGDCTVSYGDGERDKHLYSGLAEFLRTLYPGSVPLLPRERKNYGFVRHWFTFRLQFLAFAGDLSGPIENRDYYFESGGQFVVNRKGYSLAAKAGYNNEPHNHNDAGSFILSDDSGQVFCDVGVGCYNRTYFMSDTRYGVLCNSSRGHSVPIINGCYQKEGNEFSADMEYREGSCDIDISRAYNIPGISAKRRLEWTDDSIRIRDCFDRVLSVTERFVTLLEPRIEGNRIYVGNWVLTVESPALQPSVSSELHRRRGPVGVTDLVYMIDVPLPKGQKEASFLITRAR